The following are encoded together in the Coffea arabica cultivar ET-39 chromosome 1c, Coffea Arabica ET-39 HiFi, whole genome shotgun sequence genome:
- the LOC113739282 gene encoding uncharacterized protein gives MEIRKHKQKERRQGDSGSTSYAQLNSKVWKNVWALQLKHFIWRCLHHSLPVNEQIHKRIGKGSPICSSCGEEVETLEHMLFFCNMAETTWKLAPIQWDGLKDMRGNFVRWWEGILGAKTREQGQEHIALTVNILWQIWKARNMTAFDVYETDPRKTMQKAVGIGVVARNAEGELMKVWARAELKRSEPRVEEAAAIRMGMQMAWKANWRAVELQSDCKDVVDMLNKKQKQQNNIVVVLEDIANMRCLFEQCTFSFVHRDGNRCAHSVAKFAVKLTTNVEWDVCFPIWLKEEAQSDFRGSESDVPKSCNIKFTK, from the exons ATGGAAATAAGGAAGcacaaacaaaaggaaaggaggCAAGGAGATAGCGGAAGTACAAGCTATGCTCAACTGAACTCCAAAGTTTGGAAGAATGTGTGGGCATTACAACTGAAGCACTTCATATGGAGGTGCCTGCATCATAGCCTGCCAGTGAATGAGCAAATACATAAGCGAATAGGCAAAGGCAGTCCAATATGTAGCAGCTGTGGGGAAGAGGTGGAAACGTTAGAACACATGTTGTTCTTTTGTAACATGGCTGAAACGACCTGGAAACTTGCACCCATACAATGGGATGGGTTGAAGGATATGAGAGGAAATTTTGTAAGATGGTGGGAAGGGATATTAGGAGCGAAAACTAGGGAGCAAGGACAGGAGCATATAGCGCTGACTGTGAATATCCTATGGCAAATATGGAAGGCAAGGAACATGACAGcttttgatgtatatgagaCAGACCCAAGGAAAACAATGCAGAAAGCTGTGG GCATAGGTGTTGTGGCCAGAAATGCTGAAGGGGAGCTGATGAAAGTCTGGGCAAGAGCTGAACTAAAACGTAGTGAGCCACGGGTGGAGGAAGCAGCAGCAATTAGGATGGGAATGCAAATGGCCTGGAAAGCAAACTGGAGGGCAGTTGAGCTTCAATCAGACTGCAAAGACGTGGTGGACATGctaaacaagaaacaaaagcagCAAAACAACATCGTGGTCGTCCTTGAGGATATAGCAAATATGAGATGTTTGTTTGAACAAtgtactttctcttttgtacaTAGAGATGGGAATAGATGTGCACATAGTGTAGCAAAATTTGCTGTAAAGCTAACAACAAATGTTGAATGGGATGTATGTTTTCCCATATGGCTCAAAGAGGAAGCCCAAAGTGACTTCAGAGGAAGCGAATCTGATGTACCTAAGTCTTGTAATATCAAGTTTACAAAATGA